AATTAATAGTGATCCGAACTTTTTGACCACCATCAGCACATATTTCACAGTTTTCATTGGGTAATACTATTAATGCCTCATACTCTTGTGTAGTACACGGACTAACAGTTACTACGGCTCCTTGCGTACTGCTAAGTCCAGGAGCGGGTGTCCATTTCACAATTGCATTTGGTGGAAGATTATTTACAGTAAGTGTAGCAGACTGACACCAGGTTATATTGTTTGTGCTGGCTGTAATAAATGCGCCGGATAAGGTGGAACTAATTTCATTTACTACTACTTTATCCACCTGAATTTCCAACTGATTCATATTGTTTCCCAGGTTTCCGTCGCCGCGTGAAGGATAAATCCATAAGCGATTATAGTTTGATGAAGCCTGAAACTGATACGATACCAGTGTCCAGCTGGGGTAGCTTACCGAGGAAGATGCAATTATCTGCGAGGAAACAGATGGAATGGCATAATTGGCATTGGAGGACGGTGGGGAGTAAACAGGCAGATTATTGGCTGCTTTCACATTCATTCGTCCGTTTGTCTGATTGCCAAAATTGCCATTGTTTTTTACCCAGAAACATACCTGATACTTTTTTCCATTCTCGAAATTGTAACACGTATGTATTCCTTCCCCGATTCCCTCCGCAGCCCACATCCATACCGAACGCTGATTGTTATCTGGAGGGCAATCGGTATTAAATAAAGAGGGATTGCCATGTGATACAAACCATTTATCTACAGTGAGGCTTGGGGAGTTCATCTGGTTCATATTACCGGGTGCAGATATAGACGAGAACCCTCCGTTTTCTATACATGTGCAGCCTTGCGCGCTTGCCTTTTGTGAACCGGCGCTGAGAAAAAGAATCAACAATGCACTTATTGCTGACTTTCTCTGAAAGAAATTATTTGTTTTCATAATAATGTGTTTTTGATGAGAAAAATGAAGCGCGCTTTTGCTTATTCAATATTAAAGTATATGAATAATAAATAGTATTAACTCGTGTTAATTATCCGAAATCATTACTAATTTTAGTTTAACACATACCTGAAACACTTTTTACAGGTCTGATATAAATAAAAAACTCCCGCAGCACCCGTTTTCCTGAATTCGGTTCAGAATAACGGTTCCGCAGAAGCCGAAAAACGCTAACAGGCTCTAAAGGCTTTTCACGGTTAAATCAGCACTGAGGAGTTTGCTGTTTACCGTTTTAGAGTATAAATGTTGTTTTTATTACATCAGCAATATTCGGACAATAGCGGCTCCTCCCATAAAAAGCGAACCTAAAAAAGAAGCTATCATAATGAGCCAACTGAATACAAGAAACAAAACGGATAATCCACTTCCTCCTGTTACGGCTTTGTTGTTTACCTCTTTAACTTCATTAACTACTGATGATGTTCTTTTGATGCCTGCAATGGAAAAAATTAATGCGCTGAGAAATGCAATAAAGGAAATAACTGTAAGCCCAACAAGTAAATAGGTACCAATAGTCAGAATCATTAATACAACGGCAAGTACAAACAGCGTAATGGAAAGCATAAAGTATATTTGCGACCATTTCCGGTTTTCTTCCAGCGAGGCCTTCTTTGCTTTTGAGCGTTCGGGCTTAACAATAAAAGTATCGGCAGGTATTCGCCGTTGAGCTTCTGTAACAAGCTGAACAGTTGTGATTGCATCTTGCTGTGCAGGCTGTATCGTTTCATTGGCCGGTTTGAGGCCATCAGAAGCCGGATAATCAACCACGGCAGTCGTATCGGGAATACCGATATTTTCACTTGTTGTTTTGCAATCCTGCGCAGTGGCATTTGCCGGAATGTTTTGCTGCACATTATTGTGGTTTCCACCAGACTCGGTTGTTGAAATATACCAGCCTTTGCGGTAGCGACGCTTTTCAATATGATTCATGCTACAGCTACCGAGCATTAACGTAAACAGGATGAGTAATGACAGCGCTTTCATTTCTTCAATTATTTAATTCCTTTTGATGATCCAATATACACCAAAATCCCTATACACATAAGACATTGAACAGCTAAACAAATAAATAATGTCAGGAAAAACCGAATCGGAAACTGTGAATAGATGTAGCCGACACCAATAAGCTGTATGAGTTGAATAAACGATAACACAATTAACATATACGAAAGTGCACGAAACTGGCTACCGTTGAAGGAAAACTGTTTCAAACTGAATTTTATCCTTTTCATTTTCCTGATGTTCTACTTTTTTCGCATTGCGGTGGCCGGGTAATATGCCACATTATTAATTTTTACCCGGCCACGTTGTCTGGCTGATGAGGTTATCAGACTTCCCTGAACAGTGTTGTAATCAGGTAATGAATTGCATTGCCTGCAGATTCAGTTTTATGAGATGCTCGTTTCTCAAACAAATTCGCTGAGAATAATAAATGGCATTAACACCAATAGCACAAGAAACACAGCTACCATCACAGCGCCAAGTGCGATCATTGCCACCAGCGAACCTCTCAGGTTACGTGCGGCTTTTTCGGGTGTGTGCGTACCACGATGACGCTGTACAAGATCAATAATACCTGCTATTAACAGTGCAAGACCCAATAAAAACGAAAAGAACCATAAAAACGGGGTAGCCAATAATAGAAAGAAGGTAACCACAGTAATTAACACCAAACCAACAGCTATTTTCACTGCCGGATGAATACTTGCCGCAATATTCCGGGTTTCGTCGAGCGTAGGAATATGCGGATATCTGTTCACCGGCATTTTCGACGATAGAATGCTGCGTTTACTTTCCTCTGCCTGCACTTGTTTTGTGTCTGAAACATTTCGATTATTATTCTCTGTTTTGGCTGTTTGGTTGTCTGAACCCGCCTGTGGAGGCATACAGCTGTTCTGTTCACAAGCAGTTGCTGAATCCGTATTTTCAGCGATGATATTTTCCGATGCCGTAACGGTTTTTACCAATGCTTCCGTTGCAGCCGTTTTTTCGTCGGAATTAATATCCGTAATTGCAGTGTTGGGTGAAACTTTTTCACTGACCTTGCTGCGGTTAGTATTGCTTACATACCAGCCTTTACGGTACTTGCGCTGTTCGATATGCAACGAGCTGCAGCTGCTGAGAAAAAATGTGATAATAAAAAGTGCGAGAAAATTTTTCATTGTTTTAGCTTGTTAAGTGAAATTTATAGAACAAATGGAAATGTTATTTAGGGGATGATTTGGTGAATCAGTAATTTATTGGGGGTGCAGGTAAACTTCCCGGAACAGTATAGTGAGGGATTTCCGGGGTTGAGTTATGCCAGCCGCTTTGCAACCAGAGCCGCCATGCTTTCTGCCGTTCGTCAGCACCACGCACAAGCAGGGTGTGCATATCATTGGCTGTAATCCGGCTGAACCAGAAGCAGATGAGTAAACTGAGTTTACAAAGCGGCCAGGCGTGACTAAAAAGTAAACGACGCATCTTGGTAGTCAGGTTAGCTTCTGTTGCGTGCGTTGTAGCCTATCGAAAGTCCGAAACGCCAGCCGCTGCGGGCCGGAATGGCATATATATTTACCGGCACGTTCACATTACCTGTGCGGAACGATTTACCCATGGCAAATACAAACGACGAATGCAGCATTACATCGCCCCTGCTGTCGAGACGGGAGATGTAATCGGGTTGCGTCAATTGCTGGTTGGCGGGCTCAGCATTCCATTCGTTTTTAGTAATCCAGTTTCCGCTGGCATCATAAAATCCATCGTTTACGGTAATTAGATTAAGCGAAGGGCCAAAGGCAAACTCCCAGCCGCTTTTGCTGCCGCGTAAACCGTTCATAATGGTGAAACTGGGTATAAACAAACCCTGATCGAGACCGGTAATCATGGGAATGAATTCGAACAGCGCCTGAAAATTACCGGCAGTGAGATATTGCTTCTCAAACTGATAGCCAAACTGAAACATATAAGGCACCGCATTAAAGCCACCTTGCGCTTTGGGCAGGCCAAGTATATGTGCTGTTTCACCTGTAAACAGGGTGGCGCCCATGCGAGGCCCGTCGAGACGTAGTTTTTCGGTTTTGGGTGAGCGCGAACGCATTTCATAAGCTCCCGGCTTTTGCAGCTGTGCAATTACCAGTTCTTCTACCGGGCGATTAAACATGCTGCGCAGCATTACCGTAGTCATGGTTTGTATTTCATTCGGATCATAAATAAATTCCATCACTTTGGTGCGTTCCACTGTTTCGGTGGGCACATCAATAAACTGAAGTGTATAAACCAGCTGATCGCCCAAACGCTCAATATTGCCTGTAATCATTTTCTGTACACCCAATGCCTTACCAGCCTCTACCACGCACAGGCGTCCAAAACACTCGTCGGTTTTAAGGCCGGCTTTTTGAAGCAGTGTTTGCATTTCATAACGGTCGAGTACATTAAACGTATCCAGTTTCTGCACTTCAAGCCTGACCATGCTGCCCATTTGTTCGTCTTTAAATTCGGGCAGATTGGAGTCGATATGCATCACGCCCGCCTTTATGCGCGATGACTGGGCCTGCAGCGGCTCCGTTTGAAAAAACAGAAAGGCCGCAAAAACAAGTGCTTTGTGAAATACCCGTGAAATAGTATGATTAATGTGTGTTTTCATTTTACAGTTCGTTTGTTTGAACAAGGCAAAACTAAATTGACACATCAACGCTATGAAACGGCTGTTTGCGTTAACCCGGTTGCATGCTGGCGTTAATCGCTTTTTTGGGAAACTGCACAATGATTTTGCACTGCTCTTTTGCAATTATTGCAAATACCCTGCTTACTCTTGCACGAATCCCTTGAAAAAATTGAATAACTACGGGTTTCAACCAAAAGAATTTTTTGGTGTACGAATATTGTCCTGTCCGAAAACTTAAGTTTGCTCAAAAGTCTGCCCATTCACTAACACATACCGCTGAGTTAAGAAAACAAACAATATATTTATACCAGATCACCCGCTCAGAACCCTCAAGAATGGAAATTAACCGGCGATTTTTCCTGAAAAAAACTGTATTCACAGGAGCTTTATTGGCATCGGGCATAAAACTTTCGGCCAAAGAAGCAGATACGGAAGTTCAGGGCGACGATTTATGGGCTTCACTACGTGACGAATTTTACCTTCGCAAAGACCGTATTTATTTTAACACCGGAAGCCTGGGGCCAAGTCCGAAAGTAGTGGTAAAAACGCTTAATGAGCTTACGATTGAATTAGAAACAGCTGGCGAAATCAGGCATGAGCTTACTCTTGAAACCAATAAAAAATTAGCTGCATTTCTTAACTGCGACTTTCACGAAATTGCCGTAACCCGCAACGCTACCGAAAGTTTAAACAGCATAGCCCGCTCATTGCCACTCGCTGAAGGCGATGAAGTAATTATGACCAAAGACGAACATGTGGGCGGATCGCAGATTTGGGTGGCACTGATGAAAGAAAAAGGGATCCGCATCAAACTTATCGACCTCGATTATTCGGGCGAGAAAAATCTTGAGCTTTTCCGAAACAGCATTTCAAGCCGCACCAAAGTGGTGATGTTTTCACATGTAACCTGCACCACCGGTATGGTACTGCCGGCTAAGGAAATTGTGGAATTGTGCCGGTCGAAGAATATTTACTCCTGTGTGGACGGCGCACAGGCCGTGGGAATGATTGATGTAAATCTGAAAGAGATTAATCCCGATTTTTATGCAGGAAGTGGTCATAAATGGCTGCTTGGCCCGAAAGGAACCGGAATATTATATATCAATAAAGAATTACTTCCCAAACTTAATCCTGTATATGCCGGCGCAAATTCCGATGAAAAATTTAATCTGTTAACGCAAGAACTTGAGTTTACCCGAACAGCTCAACGCGAAGAATACGGCACACGCAATACCGCATTAACCCTGGCTTTTGGCAAAAGTATTGATTTTATTATGCAAACAGGTCTTCCCAATATTGTGCAACGAACAAATTATCTGGCCAGTCTGCTGAAGACCGAACTGCAAAAAAACAAACAGGTTGAGCTGTTAACGCCACTTAATCATCAGTATGCAGGTGCAATTGTTACTTTCCGTATTAAAGGAAAAGATTACATGCAAATAATCAATCAGCTGCAGCAAGAGTTTTCATTTCGTGTACGGGGTATCTATGAGAATAAATTAAATGCCATTCGTATTTGCTGCTCCGTGGTGAATATGGATGATGAAGTAATGAAGCTTGTAAAAGCGATTGAAAAACTATCGCAATGAGTAGTGATTGAATAAGAAACTATTGATTGCCCGATTTTAACACCCGGTGCGAATCCGCATCGTTTTTTTTGCGATTTTTGCAACTATACACTTCGTGTATTTGCAAGATTTGCAGAAATCATACTCCTCTAAACCGGCATTAGCCGGAAAACAGATCATGCCAACTTCGTCAGACCGTACTGTTCAGCTCAATTTTATTCAGCGACTCAAAGAGTCGCTTCCCCCGTCGCGCTCATTTGTTGACGAACTGGCCGATATTCTGGATGTAAGTCCCGACAGTGCTTACCGCCGCATCCGTGGTGAAACGGCGCTTTCGCTGGATGAGGTAGCCTTGCTGTGCGCGCATTTCCGGATTGCGCCTGATTTGCAACCTCCGGGAGCATCGGGCAATACGGTTACCTTCAGCTATCATCATCTGGCTGATAACACGCTCAATTTCGAGCAGTATCTTTCGAATATTGCCAGCGATCTGAAACGGATCAAGGCTTCGGCTAAATCAGAAATTATCTTTGCGGCCGAAGATGTGCCAATTTTCCATCATTTTCAGTTTCCGCTGCTCTCAGCCTTCAAGGTCTTTTACTGGAGCCGTTCTATTTTGAATACGCCACAGCTTGATGGCGCCCGGTTTAATCCGGCACTTATCAGCGAAGAAATGATTGCCAAAGTGCGTGAGATATACAATATCTATCTCGAAATTCCATCCATCGAAATCTGGTCGGAAGATACGCTCAACAGTACGGTAAAACAGGTAGAATATTACTGGGAATCAGGATTGTTTGCCAGCAAGGAAGATGCACTGAATGTATTGAATGATGTAGAACTGATGGTTGCCGGCATTGAAAAACAGGCCGCACACAGTACGAAGTTTCAGGGCGATGTGCCACCGGCTGCCTCGCAGCAAAATTATACGCTCTATTGCAGCGAACTGATGATTGGCAACAACTGCATTCTGGTGCGTTTTGGCAACAACAGTGTGTCATACATCTCCTACAACACCTTCAATTCAATGACCACTACCAACCCGGCGTTTAATGAAGAAACCGATCGCTGGCTGCGCAACCTGATCCGAAAATCAATTCCAATCAGCGGTGTTTCCGAAAAACAACGTTTCCGCTTCTTCCGCATGATGAATGATAAAATTGCGAAGATGCGCGAAAAGATTTCGGCCGGGTAATAGACAAGTATTTACCGTATCAGCACCACATGTCCGAGGCGTGTTTGCGGTGCATTGCCCGTGCAGGTACTCTTGTACGAAAGCCTGTACACATACACCTCATTTTGCGCCATATTAGTTGCGTATGCGCCATCCCAGCCTGCGGGATCAAACGTTTCAAAAATCAAATCGCCCCAGCGGTTGAAAATAAGCAGGTGATATTCAGTAAGCCCTTCCACTGTGCCGGTAAAGCGGTCGTTAAGGCCATCGCCATTGGGTGTAAAGCTGTTGGGCATAAACAGCATGGCCTCGCCCAAACTGCCGGTTACCAGAATACTGTCGCGCAGCGTACAGGGCCCCGTGTTTAGCGTAACTGAATAGTTGCCGGGGGTGGTTACTAATATGGTTTGTGTGGTATCTCCCGTATTCCAGAGGTGAGCCGCACCGGGATATCCGGCATCAAGTGTAATTCCGTTCAGTGTGCCGCATAGCGATGCATCCGGTCCGAGATTTACAGGCCTTGTTATGTTTACCTGTATGCTGTCGGCATCAGAGCAGTTTCCTGACACGGTTACGTTTACGGCGTAAAGGCCTGTACTGTCTGCAAGCAGTGTTTGGGTTACATCACCCGTGTTCCAGTTCCATGCGGCACCCGGGTTTTGTGCATCGAGCAAGAGTGTGGCTCCGGGACAAAGTACAGTATCATTTCCAAGATTTACAACCGGCAACGGAATTAAGGTAAGCTGCATGGTGCTGCTCAGTGAACAGGGTGGTACAATTACAGTTACCGTATAAAAACCACCGGTGTTTACAGTAATGCTTGCTGTGGTGTCACCGGTACTCCATATATAATGCTGGCCGGGAACACCGGCATTAAGTGTGGTGCTTTGTCCTGCGCAAATGCTGGTATCGCCAAGTGCGGGAGCCACCGGAAATGTAAGTTGCACGGTATCGGAAGCAATACAGTTTGCAACCGAAACCGTTACACTATATACACCATTGCTTCCCGGCGATATGGTTTGTGTGGTGGCTCCGGTGCTCCAACTGTAATTAAACCCCGGATTGCCCGCATCGAGTAAATACGTTTGCTGCGGCGGACAAATTACCGTATCGCTGCCCAAATCAACCACCGGCTGAGGATGAACGGTTATAACCACCTGATGCGTATCACGCCACACCTCGCAACGTGAAGAGTCGAATGCGACAAGTGTGGCTGTGTAAGTTCCCGGCTGAGCATAAACCCAGCCCACAGCCGCTGCCGACGAGGTATCGGCTAATGTTGCCTGATCGCCAAAGTCCCAGCTGAGGCGTCCGCTTAACCCGCAAAGGCCGGTTGATGAAAGCGCAAAGTGTACCGTATCTCCCAAACAAACAACGGTATCACAGCTAAACCCGGCACTGGGCGGACTTGGCGTAAAACGCCATAACTCGTCACTGGTATTTGAAAATCCACCATAAACCCAGAAATTTCCATCGTAGTCAACCCAGCCTACCCCACCCATATGAACGCCGGGTAACACATTGGGGCCTGGCACCTGATAGGTACCATACACACGTTGTCCGGTAAAATCTTCGTGAAGCAATGTCCATTGATTGGTGGCTACGTTATAGCGGTATAGCGTTAAATGTGGCGACAAAGGCCCCGGATTGCCGCCAAACGTATAAAACAAATCGCAATCAGGTTTATTCCCATTCAAGTGCCATTCCGAATCTCTCACCGGGTAATCAGTTGCCGAGGGTACACAAATACCACCGGACAGCGGCGTGGGATATACTTGTTGCGCTCCCTGTATTCCCGAAACCCAAGTCCATTCGTTTGTCTGATAATTATACTTCCACATATCATAATACGCCCCGCCTACTGCGGCATATTCCCCATTACCATAGAGATAAAATTCATCTGCCGTTGATTGCCAGTTGATATATACATTTCTTGTTCCGGGTGTGTTGGCTGCTGAAGGAACATTCTGAGTACCATACACCGGAGCCACATAACCAACACCCGGATTTCCTTTCACCCATTTCCATTGATTCAATTGCGTATCGTAAGTCCAGACTACATCAGACGCGCCTGAAACATTAACCCCTGCTCCACCAAAAAACCATAAGTTCCCGAGTGAATCGCCCCAACCACAATGGTGTTCGGTTAAAGACTGAGGCAATGTTGTGGGCGTAAACACATTTTGCGGCCCCGGATTACCGTTGGGCATACTTCCCAAACCCGGTCCGTTCATCCATGCCCACTGATAAATACTCACGTCGAATTTCCATAAATTCTGACTGCCATTCCCTTCCAGAAGCCAGAAATTACCATCTTTATCAATAAACTCAGTACTTCCGAAATTTACCGGACAAGGATAATAGGCAGGTGAAAATACCCCTTGCGACACATACGTACCTGCATAAGGAAATACGCCCCACATAGGCCCGTTCATCCATACCCACATACCCAGCGATATATCATACATCCACATGTCAGCAAAGGCACATACTCCGAATTGCGGATCCTGGCTTACACCTCCGTGAAGCCATAAGTTGCCCTGATGATCAGTCCAACGTGCCGCCTGATAACGAGAGCCAGGTGTATTGGTTGGAGAAGGAAGCCCCATTACTCCATAACTGGCCATCGCATTTGAGGGTTGATTTCCCTTCATCCATGTCCACTCTCCGCCCGACTGCGCAAAAACACTTCCGCATCCGATTGAGAGTATGCATAACAGCATACAAAAACTATATCGTATTCTATTCATGCAAAATAAATTTGAATTACCTCTCAAATCTATTCCGATAAATTGATCTAATTTGTTTAGCAATTTTGCACTAAACAAAATTTTAAAAAACTGATTATCTGTTAGATAAAATGAAATTAATTAGTTTTATCGTAATATAATAGTTATCATCAACAACTAAATCAATTAAATCAGTAAAATGGTAATATTAAATAAATCAGAGCCTCGTGTGTGAGGCTTTTTGTATTTCATCCTTTGATTTTGTAATGGCTCATTTTCCTCATCTTGCATTGGTATTTTTTGTCGATACTTGGAGAGGATCGACAAAAAATACCAACGATGAGGTGCCCCAAAGACACAAAATTATTAGTAAGTAGTTCCCAAACAGGTTCTCAGTGATACACTACTATTTTACGCACAGCCCTTGCGCCGTTATACTCTACTTCACAGCTATACACTCCGGCCGGCAAGGTACTTACATCAATATTCCGCACCTGTATTCCGGGAGAACATACAGAGCTTTCAGTAAAGACTGTTTTACCGGTAATATCGCGCAATGTAATTATGGCCTGCGCAGCCTGTAAGACAGTAAATGAAATTGCTGTGGTTTGCGAAGCCGGATTGGGAGAACAGCTAAGCTGTATTTCATTGCCCGTAATTTCTTCCAGACCAACCGTTGAGATCAATTCAAATCCGTCTATTGCCCAACCATCATCGGCAGGGTAAATTACACCCGGATCTGATACCAGTGCAAAGCGGAACTGCACAGGTTGCGGATTACCATTGAGAAAGGTTAGATTATACTCAGACTGAATGTAGGAAGTTTGCAAGCCTGACCAGCCGGGTGTATTTGAGGCAAAAATAAATGATTGATTATACCACATTACACCAGCCTGATCGTTAAAGACGCCGAGATGAATCCAGTTGGCTCCGGCATCGGTACTGTATTCGATATAGCAGCCATCGCCACCGGTATCTGTTGAAAATGCATGCCAGAATTTCAGGCGCACATAACTGTTGCCGGAAAAATCAAAGAATGGCGAGTAGAGATATTCTTTAGCATCCGGCTGGTATGCGCCGCCAAGATTAACCTCCCAAGCATTGGGTGCCGAATGCGCATTAAGAATTTGAGGGGCAAGCGGTGTGCCCAGCTGCCATGAGGGTGAAAATGAATTCTGAGGCGTGAAAAACGTCGAAGGCCCGTCGAAATTATCCGAAAACGGAAGCGGTAGTACCGGTAAGCCCGCAGTTGTAACACAGGCTGTATCGTTACTAAGATTTCCATCAGTTAACAGTGAAGTCCAGGCACAAATGGTATATGCACCTGCGGGTACAGTAAAAGGCACGGTAAAAGTAAATACCGCTGAGGTGTTTGGCGCCAGTGAACCTGTCCAGGTTTGCACCACAGGTACTGACGATCCGATCTGATACTGTACCGGAATTGATGTAAGGGTATTAGCACCGTTATTACGCAGTTTTACTTTCACTGTATGCTGGCTGCCTGCTACAAATGGTGCGGTTGGATCGGTTATCGCCTCCACCATGGCATCTTGCGGATATATTTCAAAAATGCGCACATTATCAAGCAGCACACCGGAACTGCTTGATAAGAAATTATCCCCAACCTTCGCTTCAAAATCAATCGCTATTGAAGCCGCTGGAAGAAACGGTGTAAGGTCAAAGCGGTAGGTAGTCAACATAGAAGCCGATTGTGATTGCAAATGCGGCGAAATCATAACCCCGTTTACCAAAACCCTGAAATACGAGGCCCCGGTCCACGGGTTCGAACTCAAAAAATTATCAAACTCAAGCGCCAGACTGCTATAACCTGTGGAATTAACAATTAACCGAAGATTTGAACGAAAGTCACGGTTTACCGATGGCAGCCAGATATAATTGGGTGAGTTCACAAGCGTGTCTGTCAAAAAATTCCATGTTGTACCTGTTTGTGCATCAAACAAAGCCCCCTGACTACCTGTAATTGCCGCAAAAGGCGATTGGTTTACCTGCCCCCAGGTTGTGTTTGTGACACAAAAATCATTATACGCTGCCGTTGTCTCGAAACCATTAAAATAAGGGACTGATACAGCTGATTTTGCGTTAAAAATAAACCTGAGTGTGTCGTTGGCCGAATAGCCATCGTTAACAAGCGACGTATAAAGTGTAATGGTATGAGTACCCGGACTAATATTAACAGGAGTAAGAAACGAATATACCGCAGTTTGTGCGGGAAGAAGTGAACCTGAAAACTGTTCGGTAACCGGCGCATTGTTATCGAGCTGATAGGAAACCGCTACTGGCCCGTTAATATTCAGCCCTCCGGCATTAAACAACCGCACGTCAATTGTATTTGAACCTGATGGCACACAATTACTCACATCAGGAGCTTCCAGCACACGCATTTGTATATCCTGCGCAAAGGGTAAACTAATCTGAAAGTCATCAATCGAATACCCATCTAAACCGGTTATCGGATCAGACACAAATACAAATCTGAATTGTACAGCATTCGGCATAGAATTAAAACTGCTTAACTGATATTCCGAATACACCCATCCATTACTTTGACCAGACCATGCCGAGGAGTTATTGGCATAAATTGAAATATCGGTGTACCAGTTTACCGCGTTCGGATCGGTCGGTGTGCCCAGCAGGTGCCAGGTGCTTCCGTTGTCTGTGGTGTATTCAATATACATCCCGTCAAGCCCCTGTTCAGTATTATAATTATGCCAGAAACTCATACGCGCATTCACGGTTTGCGAAAAGTCGAACACCGGTGTGTACAACTCAGCGCGGGAAGACGACGCATATCCGGT
This DNA window, taken from Bacteroidota bacterium, encodes the following:
- a CDS encoding aminotransferase class V-fold PLP-dependent enzyme, producing the protein MEINRRFFLKKTVFTGALLASGIKLSAKEADTEVQGDDLWASLRDEFYLRKDRIYFNTGSLGPSPKVVVKTLNELTIELETAGEIRHELTLETNKKLAAFLNCDFHEIAVTRNATESLNSIARSLPLAEGDEVIMTKDEHVGGSQIWVALMKEKGIRIKLIDLDYSGEKNLELFRNSISSRTKVVMFSHVTCTTGMVLPAKEIVELCRSKNIYSCVDGAQAVGMIDVNLKEINPDFYAGSGHKWLLGPKGTGILYINKELLPKLNPVYAGANSDEKFNLLTQELEFTRTAQREEYGTRNTALTLAFGKSIDFIMQTGLPNIVQRTNYLASLLKTELQKNKQVELLTPLNHQYAGAIVTFRIKGKDYMQIINQLQQEFSFRVRGIYENKLNAIRICCSVVNMDDEVMKLVKAIEKLSQ
- a CDS encoding gliding motility-associated C-terminal domain-containing protein encodes the protein MLLCILSIGCGSVFAQSGGEWTWMKGNQPSNAMASYGVMGLPSPTNTPGSRYQAARWTDHQGNLWLHGGVSQDPQFGVCAFADMWMYDISLGMWVWMNGPMWGVFPYAGTYVSQGVFSPAYYPCPVNFGSTEFIDKDGNFWLLEGNGSQNLWKFDVSIYQWAWMNGPGLGSMPNGNPGPQNVFTPTTLPQSLTEHHCGWGDSLGNLWFFGGAGVNVSGASDVVWTYDTQLNQWKWVKGNPGVGYVAPVYGTQNVPSAANTPGTRNVYINWQSTADEFYLYGNGEYAAVGGAYYDMWKYNYQTNEWTWVSGIQGAQQVYPTPLSGGICVPSATDYPVRDSEWHLNGNKPDCDLFYTFGGNPGPLSPHLTLYRYNVATNQWTLLHEDFTGQRVYGTYQVPGPNVLPGVHMGGVGWVDYDGNFWVYGGFSNTSDELWRFTPSPPSAGFSCDTVVCLGDTVHFALSSTGLCGLSGRLSWDFGDQATLADTSSAAAVGWVYAQPGTYTATLVAFDSSRCEVWRDTHQVVITVHPQPVVDLGSDTVICPPQQTYLLDAGNPGFNYSWSTGATTQTISPGSNGVYSVTVSVANCIASDTVQLTFPVAPALGDTSICAGQSTTLNAGVPGQHYIWSTGDTTASITVNTGGFYTVTVIVPPCSLSSTMQLTLIPLPVVNLGNDTVLCPGATLLLDAQNPGAAWNWNTGDVTQTLLADSTGLYAVNVTVSGNCSDADSIQVNITRPVNLGPDASLCGTLNGITLDAGYPGAAHLWNTGDTTQTILVTTPGNYSVTLNTGPCTLRDSILVTGSLGEAMLFMPNSFTPNGDGLNDRFTGTVEGLTEYHLLIFNRWGDLIFETFDPAGWDGAYATNMAQNEVYVYRLSYKSTCTGNAPQTRLGHVVLIR
- a CDS encoding immune inhibitor A; protein product: MAQTTVFHEDFETADSVASSGNPVWSSNAVYQAGGLLSYRNQVALNDSSRLTTISFSTLGSPYVFLEFDQICKIQFLDNARIEVSNNNGNTWQAVTSAHYLGAGIFGAINNRFCSASYPDWLFNQDATAPSNTWWKHETFDLSALCANAAGVLIRFKLSDGNGNGPGAAYGWLLDNIKVTGALSEITPPVISYQIPLFLNSVYSSGPFPITAEITDTSGVDTAYVYYTVNGGPQQVAGMNNTSGNTWVGNIPSVNFTDTVCYYIMAVDGSLMANTAVQPSAGCRPFIATAPLMPPFMDDFEVNNLLWTEQVVNGMSVWQYGAPAFGLTTGANSGLNAWDINLITGYASSSRAELYTPVFDFSQTVNARMSFWHNYNTEQGLDGMYIEYTTDNGSTWHLLGTPTDPNAVNWYTDISIYANNSSAWSGQSNGWVYSEYQLSSFNSMPNAVQFRFVFVSDPITGLDGYSIDDFQISLPFAQDIQMRVLEAPDVSNCVPSGSNTIDVRLFNAGGLNINGPVAVSYQLDNNAPVTEQFSGSLLPAQTAVYSFLTPVNISPGTHTITLYTSLVNDGYSANDTLRFIFNAKSAVSVPYFNGFETTAAYNDFCVTNTTWGQVNQSPFAAITGSQGALFDAQTGTTWNFLTDTLVNSPNYIWLPSVNRDFRSNLRLIVNSTGYSSLALEFDNFLSSNPWTGASYFRVLVNGVMISPHLQSQSASMLTTYRFDLTPFLPAASIAIDFEAKVGDNFLSSSSGVLLDNVRIFEIYPQDAMVEAITDPTAPFVAGSQHTVKVKLRNNGANTLTSIPVQYQIGSSVPVVQTWTGSLAPNTSAVFTFTVPFTVPAGAYTICAWTSLLTDGNLSNDTACVTTAGLPVLPLPFSDNFDGPSTFFTPQNSFSPSWQLGTPLAPQILNAHSAPNAWEVNLGGAYQPDAKEYLYSPFFDFSGNSYVRLKFWHAFSTDTGGDGCYIEYSTDAGANWIHLGVFNDQAGVMWYNQSFIFASNTPGWSGLQTSYIQSEYNLTFLNGNPQPVQFRFALVSDPGVIYPADDGWAIDGFELISTVGLEEITGNEIQLSCSPNPASQTTAISFTVLQAAQAIITLRDITGKTVFTESSVCSPGIQVRNIDVSTLPAGVYSCEVEYNGARAVRKIVVYH